The following coding sequences lie in one Acropora palmata chromosome 3, jaAcrPala1.3, whole genome shotgun sequence genomic window:
- the LOC141876950 gene encoding uncharacterized protein LOC141876950 → MNQLGEMWNSKYANCQRFTAIDCSAATQNDLNKTRLVTEVLFACGTGAFYLVVVALSICGVYFANFARLCTSRGTFFVFVVGALVASTNVFTYSDNMDVKIYFRCSVVLIVGIVYILFGAALFFKLREEGANQQALGGKQPFMGAAVGLVTFPLFALEIVLLALAFSKSAKDSNGEQHIQRVLIAVDKFLFLFQKPVQLAIYLCLRRAIPRAEFRKNAQFYFRIISFFNLIEWLDSQVNVDADLLLSGIHDKSYPGWSDVLIVVYKALIIDYRLLCSLLFLEHSLEIGDNQNQQVEDHVINDNMADRDELKQCCGFFAGATCLLGPLLFGLYFVPDVKIGASVQLSAMIVQVAIVISGLFLIRRNNLEAGEDKASAVKIMVCCFGAVGFLCWIMHAAIAGYWAVTAEYRHDIKNRSYATWDSVKFGVRGLSTAFIMYLFNMVNAQAFPQQNPGVKSNYFVVPVIMFGILSTFIETLVDQYVGAVDSAIRCETKEQIVKILLEAGLPMYLGFLIHVFLHFFIIETKLGKIPRCQRRNRRNSDAEYHDALEELYHEM, encoded by the exons ATGAACCAGCTTGGAGAAATGTGGAACAGTAAATACGCTAATTGCCAAAGGTTCACAGCAATCGACTGCTCGGCTGCCACGCAAAATGACCTTAACAAAACAAGATTAGTAACCGAAGTTCTCTTCGCTTGTGGGACAGGAGCGTTCTACCTCGTCGTTGTGGCCTTGAGCATTTGCGGAGTTTACTTCGCAAATTTTGCCAGATTGTGCACTTCCCGCGGAACATTCTTTGTGTTCGTCGTCGGGGCACTCGTCGCTTCCACTAATGTCTTCACGTATTCGGACAACATGGACGTTAAAATCTATTTCCGTTGTTCAGTCGTATTGATCGTTGgaattgtttacattttattcgGCGCTGCACTGTTCTTTAAACTTCGAGAGGAAGGCGCCAATCAGCAAGCTCTGGGTGGAAAACAGCCTTTTATGGGGGCTGCAGTTGGCCTTGTAACGTTCCCTTTGTTTGCCTTAGAGATTGTGCTTCTCGCATTAGCGTTCAGTAAATCGGCCAAAGATTCTAACGGAGAGCAACACATTCAACGGGTTCTTATTGCTGTGGACAAattcctcttcctctttcaAAAGCCTGTTCAACTGGCAATTTATCTCTGCTTACGGCGCGCGATTCCTCGCGCGGAATTTCGAAAGAATGCCCAGTTTTATTTTAGaatcatttctttcttcaacttgATCGAGTGGCTTGACTCTCAGGTCAATGTAGATGCCGATTTGCTGTTAAGTGGAATTCACGACAAATCGTATCCCGGTTGGTCTGATGTTTTGATAGTTGTCTACAAGGCCTTGATCATAGATTACCGCTTATTGTGCAGCTTACTTTTCCTGGAGCATTCTCTTGAAATTGGAGACAATCAAAATCAACAGGTCGAGGATCATGTGATCAACGATAACATGGCGGATCGCGATGAATTGAAGCAGTGTTGTGGTTTTTTCGCCGGTGCCACCTGTCTTCTCGGCCCACTTCTCTTTGGTCTTTACTTTGTGCCTGACGTAAAGATTGGAGCTTCGGTACAGCTTTCTGCGATGATCGTCCAAGTAGCAATCGTCATTTCCGGTTTGTTTTTGATTCGAAGGAACAATTTAGAGGCTGGGGAAGACAAGGCTTCTGCAGTCAAAATTATG GTGTGCTGTTTCGGTGCTGTTGGTTTCTTATGTTGGATAATGCACGCGGCTATTGCCGGCTATTGGGCAGTGACTGCGGAATACAGACACGACATCAAAAATCGGTCATATGCGACTTGGGACTCAGTGAAATTTGGAGTTCGCGGTCTCTCAACAGCATTTATAATGTACTTGTTCAACATGGTCAACGCCCAAGCATTCCCACAGCAAAATCCAGGCGTGAAAagcaattattttgttgtgcCCGTGATCATGTTTGGAATCTTATCCACCTTTATAGAAACCCTGGTGGATCAGTACGTTGGGGCTGTTGATAGCGCCATTAG atgtgaaacaaaagaacaaattgTCAAGATTCTGTTGGAGGCTGGCCTACCAATGTATCTCGGGTTTCTCATCCACGTTTTCCTGCACTTTTTCATCATTGAAACCAAGCTTGGGAAAATTCCAAGATGTCAGAGACGAAACAGAAGGAATTCAGATGCGGAATATCATGATGCTCTTGAAGAACTTTACCATGAGATGTAA
- the LOC141876960 gene encoding uncharacterized protein LOC141876960: protein MELYSTDKLWVLSDNFSSHPPSQSDVNKTMDATKWMVASFSMMFYVVLFLLGALSAWFQTCIRICSSQVMLLVFLVGALMDFMSIFTISHNLQVKISFRLAGVLLIGIVFMMFGAVLFFSKQGEDGNRLPILQEHQPSMGFVVAGITIPLIMVECFLLASTWASQKNLALLVSDKLVFLLQKIIQAIIYCSVLRYKSFRPRFIENAKFYLKVLAFFNFIAWIDSQVNEDIDVEPTGAEDVYKHWLDVFVIFYKALIIDYRLLCSLLFLEHALEEANGREVDFDDDVRRTTATRRLSIEEQKHRAYGWTIGFISFSSPLLCTLSYVKALQMPAWVHVFSIAVNLTIIVFGASFLKRHGFAFEERDDRPTGLSGVKITVCCLGAVGFICWLSKGSIVAYWAVTVTNGTDTHDPSYFPWVAPKLLVRGLTTAFLIFLFMKLDTVTMPRENGHVLSYHFQVSALTLMILATFLECLIDQYIGDVDRELSKYIHDLSLRILFDVGPAMSLGFLIHLFLRFVIIASKTSEQPHWPDPETQIDFNNPVADIGSVRSSMGSLISNEGSGNENVA, encoded by the exons ATGGAATTGTATTCGACCGACAAACTTTGGGTTCTTTCTGATAACTTTTCTTCTCATCCACCGAGTCAAAGCGATGTCAACAAAACCATGGACGCCACGAAATGGATGGTTGCTTCTTTCTCCATGATGTTTTACGTTGTTCTATTCCTTTTAGGTGCTCTTAGTGCCTGGTTTCAAACTTGCATCAGGATTTGTTCTTCACAGGTAATGCTCCTGGTATTCCTTGTTGGTGCTTTGATGGATTTCATGAGTATTTTCACCATTTCGCACAACCTACAAGTCAAGATTTCCTTCCGATTAGCTGGAGTACTTTTGATCGGAATCGTGTTTATGATGTTTGGCGCTGTGctattcttttcaaaacaaggaGAAGATGGCAACAGACTTCCCATACTGCAAGAGCACCAACCGTCCATGGGGTTTGTTGTTGCGGGTATAACGATTCCACTGATTATGGTCGAGTGTTTTCTCCTAGCTTCTACCTGGGCTTCCCAGAAAAACCTCGCTCTTCTTGTGTCAGACAAACTTGTCTTTTTGCTTCAGAAGATCATCCAGGCAATTATCTATTGCAGCGTTCTGAGATACAAATCATTTCGCCCTCGTTTCATAGAGAATGCCAAATTTTACCTCAAAGTATTGgcgtttttcaattttatcgcGTGGATCGACTCGCAAGTGAACGAAGACATCGACGTGGAACCCACTGGAGCGGAAGATGTTTACAAACACTGGCTTGATGTTTTCGTAATATTTTACAAGGCGTTAATTATCGACTATCGTCTTCTGTGCTCTCTTCTTTTCCTTGAGCACGCTTTAGAAGAAGCCAACGGTCGAGAAGTCGATTTCGACGACGATGTCAGAAGAACAACGGCCACGAGAAGGCTGAGTATTGAAGAACAGAAACACCGTGCCTACGGGTGGACGATCGGATTTATTAGCTTTTCCTCACCGCTTCTCTGCACTTTGTCTTACGTTAAGGCTCTGCAAATGCCTGCTTGGGTACACGTGTTTTCCATAGCTGTCAATTTGACAATCATTGTGTTTGGAGCAAGCTTTCTCAAAAGACATGGGTTCGCTTTCGAGGAAAGGGACGACAGACCTACAGGGTTGTCAGGTGTCAAAATTACG GTTTGCTGTCTGGGTGCGGTGGGATTTATTTGCTGGTTGTCAAAAGGAAGCATTGTCGCATATTGGGCGGTTACTGTCACAAACGGAACAGACACACATGATCCGTCCTATTTCCCATGGGTTGCACCCAAGCTTCTCGTCAGGGGACTGACCACCGCTTTCCTTATCTTCTTGTTTATGAAGTTGGATACAGTTACCATGCCCCGAGAGAATGGTCACGTATTGAGTTATCACTTCCAGGTGTCCGCGTTGACGCTGATGATTCTGGCAACGTTCTTAGAGTGCCTGATTGATCAGTATATTGGAGATGTGGATAGAGAACTCAG CAAGTATATCCATGATTTAAGTTTGCGTATTTTGTTTGATGTCGGTCCAGCCATGTCCCTGGGGTTCCTTATCCATCTGTTTTTACGCTTTGTAATCATCGCTTCGAAGACGTCAGAGCAACCTCACTGGCCTGATCCTGAGACACAAATTGATTTTAATAATCCAGTGGCTGATATCGGATCCGTTCGATCGTCAATGGGGAGTTTAATCAGCAACGAAGGCAGCGgtaacgaaaacgtcgcttaa
- the LOC141876949 gene encoding uncharacterized protein LOC141876949 — protein sequence MNQLGEMWNSKYANCQRFTAIDCSAATQNDLNKTRLVTEVLFACGTGAFYLVVVALSICGVYFANFARLCTSRGTFFVFVVGALVASTNVFTYSDNMDVKIYFRCSVVLIVGIVYILFGAALFFKLREEGANQQALGGKQPFMGAAVGLVTFPLFALEIVLLALAFSKSAKDSNGEQHIQRVLIAVDKFLFLFQKPVQLAIYLCLRRAIPRAEFRKNAQFYFRIISFFNLIEWLDSQVNVDADLLLSGIHDKSYPGWSDVLIVVYKALIIDYRLLCSLLFLEHSLEIGDNQNQQVEDHVINDNMADRDELKQCCGFFAGATCLLGPLLFGLYFVPDVKIGASVQLSAMIVQVAIVISGLFLIRRNNLEAGEDKASAVKIMVCCFGAVGFLCWIMHAAIAGYWAVTAEYRHDIKNRSYATWDSVKFGVRGLSTAFIMYLFNMVNAQAFPQQNPGVKSNYFVVPVIMFGILSTFIETLVDQYVGAVDSAIRCETKEQIVKILLEAGLPMYLGFLIHVFLHFFIIETKLGKIPRCQRRNRRRDSDAEYHDALEVLCHDM from the exons ATGAACCAGCTTGGAGAAATGTGGAACAGTAAATACGCTAATTGCCAAAGGTTCACAGCAATCGACTGCTCGGCTGCCACGCAAAACGACCTTAACAAAACAAGATTAGTAACCGAAGTTCTCTTCGCTTGTGGGACAGGAGCGTTCTACCTCGTCGTTGTGGCCTTGAGCATTTGCGGAGTTTACTTCGCAAATTTTGCCAGATTGTGCACTTCCCGCGGAACATTCTTTGTGTTCGTCGTCGGGGCACTCGTCGCTTCCACTAATGTCTTCACGTATTCGGACAACATGGACGTTAAAATCTATTTCCGTTGTTCAGTCGTATTGATCGTTGgaattgtttacattttattcgGCGCTGCACTGTTCTTTAAACTTCGAGAGGAAGGCGCCAATCAGCAAGCTCTGGGTGGAAAACAGCCTTTTATGGGGGCTGCAGTTGGCCTTGTAACGTTCCCTTTGTTTGCCTTAGAGATTGTGCTTCTCGCATTAGCGTTCAGTAAATCGGCCAAAGATTCTAACGGAGAGCAACACATTCAACGGGTTCTTATTGCTGTGGACAAattcctcttcctctttcaAAAGCCTGTTCAACTGGCAATTTATCTCTGCTTACGGCGCGCGATTCCTCGCGCGGAATTTCGAAAGAATGCCCAGTTTTATTTTAGaatcatttctttcttcaacttgATCGAGTGGCTTGACTCTCAGGTCAATGTAGATGCCGATTTGCTGTTAAGTGGAATTCACGACAAATCATATCCCGGTTGGTCTGATGTTTTGATAGTTGTCTACAAGGCCTTGATCATAGATTACCGCTTATTGTGCAGCTTACTTTTCCTGGAGCATTCTCTTGAAATTGGAGACAATCAAAATCAACAGGTCGAGGATCATGTGATCAACGATAACATGGCGGATCGCGATGAATTGAAGCAGTGTTGTGGTTTTTTCGCCGGTGCCACCTGTCTTCTCGGCCCACTTCTCTTTGGTCTTTACTTTGTGCCTGACGTAAAGATTGGAGCTTCGGTACAGCTTTCTGCGATGATCGTCCAAGTAGCAATCGTCATTTCCGGTTTGTTTTTGATTCGAAGGAACAATTTAGAGGCTGGGGAAGACAAGGCTTCTGCAGTCAAAATTATG GTGTGCTGTTTCGGTGCTGTTGGTTTCTTATGTTGGATAATGCACGCGGCTATTGCCGGCTATTGGGCAGTGACTGCGGAATACAGACACGACATCAAAAATCGGTCATATGCGACTTGGGACTCAGTGAAATTTGGAGTTCGCGGTCTCTCAACAGCATTTATAATGTACTTGTTCAACATGGTCAACGCCCAAGCATTCCCACAGCAAAATCCAGGCGTGAAAagcaattattttgttgtgcCCGTGATCATGTTTGGAATCTTATCCACCTTTATAGAAACCCTGGTGGATCAGTACGTTGGGGCTGTTGATAGCGCCATTAG atgtgaaacaaaagaacaaattgTCAAGATTCTGTTGGAGGCTGGCCTACCAATGTATCTCGGATTTCTCATCCACGTTTTCCTGCACTTTTTCATCATTGAAACCAAGCTTGGGAAAATTCCAAGATGTCAGAGACGAAACAGAAGAAGGGATTCAGATGCGGAATACCATGATGCTCTTGAAGTGCTTTGCCATGACATGTAA